The Kribbella sp. HUAS MG21 genome includes the window ACCCGGGATCCGGTCCGGCCCGCAAGTCCTACCTTCGGCGCTATCGAGTCCCGGAGGAGGACCAATGGCCAGAAGAGGGCTGGCGGCTGTATCGCTCGTCGCCGTCGCGAGTATTGCGCTGGCGGCGTGCAGCAGTGGCGGAGGCGCGACGACGTCCGGCACCGGAAGCGGATCCGGTACGCCGGTCGCGGGCGGCACCCTGAACATGCTCGGGGCGGGCGACGTCGACTACATGGATCCCAACATCAGCTACTACTCGGTGGGTTACCTGAACCTGCGGATGTGGAGCCGGCAGCTGTTCGCGTACCCCGCGGACCCGAACGGCAAGAACACCACGCCGGTCCCCGACCTCGCCACCGAGATCCCGACCGCGGCGAACGGCGGGATCAGCGCCGACGGGAAGACGTACACGATCAAGCTCCGTCCGGGTGCGAAGTGGGGCACCACGCCGGCCCGCCAGGTCACCGCCGCCGACGTGGTCCGCGGCGTGAAGCGGACCGCCAACCCGGTGCAGCCGTTCGGCGGCATCCCGGACTTCTACCACCTGATCCTCGGCTACCAGGCGTTCGCCGACGGGTTCGCCAAGGCGCCGAAGACGGTCGCCGGGATCCAGCAGTACATCGACAAGACGCCGTTGCCGGGTGTGGTGGCGAAGGACGACACGACCGTCGTCTTCCACCTGACCCAGCCGGCGACGTACTTCGTCGACATGCTGACGCTGCCGGCCTTCTCCCCCGCGCCGGTCGAGGCGCTCAAGTACCTGCCGGGCAGTACCGAGCTCGGCAACAACTATCCGTCCGACGGTCCGTACAAGGTCGACTCGTGGGTGCCGACGAAGTCGATCACGTACTCCCGCAACCCGGCGTGGGACCCCGCGTCCGACCCGGTGCGGAAGGCGTACGTAGACAAGATCGTCATCAACGAGACCGTCACGCAGGACTCGGTGCAGCAGCAGTTGCAGACCGGTACGCCGTCCGCGGACATGGAGTGGGACGTCGCGCCGCCGCCGTCGCAGCTGCCCGCGCTGCAGGCGAAGAAGGACCCGAAGCTGACCATCGGCGACACGGCCGGTTCGAACCCGTACGTCATCTACAACACCGCCTCGCCGAACAACAACAAGGCGCTGCAGAACCCGAAGGTGCGGCAGGCGATCAGTTACGCGATCAACCGCGACCACATCCTGCAGGTGCTCGGAGGGAAGACGCTGAACCCGCCGCTGACGCACGTGCTGCCGGACGTGATCACCGGCTCGAAGCAGATCGATCCGTACCCGTACGACCCGGACAAGGCCAAGCAGCTCCTGGCCGAGGCCGGCTACCCGAACCTGACGCTGAAGTTCCTGTACCGCAACGCGGCCGAGGGCAGCAGCAAGACCTTCCAGACGGTCCAGCAGGACCTGTCCAAGATCGGCATCACGGTCGTCGGCGTACCGTCGCCGAACGCGGACTTCTACGTGAAGTACCTGCAGGTGCCGAGCGTGGCGCGGCGCGGCGTCTGGGACCTCTCGCTTGCCGGCTGGGGCGCGGACTGGTACGGCAACGCGGCGCTGTCGTTCTTCAACCCGCTGTTCTCCGGTGAGCCGTCGTTCCCGCCGGTCGGCTCGAACTTCGGGCTCTACGACGACCCGCAGACCAACGACCTGATCAAGCAGGCGATCGCCGCGCCGACCGTCGACCAGGCCGCCGACCTGTGGGCGAAGGCCGACGCCCGGGTGATGGAGCAGGCCGCGTTCTACCCGCTCACCAGCAACAAGCAGGCGAACTACCGCGCCGAACAGGTCCAGAACGCCGTCTACGTCCCCTCGATGCAGAACTACGACCCGACCAACGTGTGGCTCTCCAAAGACAAGCAGGGCGGCTGAACCTCATGGCCCTGCTTGAAGTAAGGGACCTCCGGGTCTCCTTCGACACCCCGGACGGTACCGTCCGTGCCGTCCGGGGCGTGTCGTTCGACGTGGAGGCCGGGCAGACGCTCGCGGTCGTGGGCGAGTCCGGCTCCGGGAAGAGCGTGTCCACGCAGACCGTCACCGGCCTCACCAGGGGCGCGACGGTGTCCGGTACGGCGTACTTCGACGGCACCGACCTCATCACCGCCGACCAGGCGACGCTGCGCCGGCTGCGGGGCGCGCAGATCGGGATGATCTTCCAGGACCCGCTGTCCAGCCTCCATCCGCAGTACCGGATCGGCTGGCAGATCGTGGAGATGATCCGCGCCCACGACCTGGAGATCAGCAAGCAGGCGGCCCGCAAACGCGCCGCCGAGCTGCTCACCCTGGTCGGCATCCCGCGGGCCGCGGAACGGATCGACGACTACCCGCA containing:
- a CDS encoding ABC transporter substrate-binding protein, with translation MARRGLAAVSLVAVASIALAACSSGGGATTSGTGSGSGTPVAGGTLNMLGAGDVDYMDPNISYYSVGYLNLRMWSRQLFAYPADPNGKNTTPVPDLATEIPTAANGGISADGKTYTIKLRPGAKWGTTPARQVTAADVVRGVKRTANPVQPFGGIPDFYHLILGYQAFADGFAKAPKTVAGIQQYIDKTPLPGVVAKDDTTVVFHLTQPATYFVDMLTLPAFSPAPVEALKYLPGSTELGNNYPSDGPYKVDSWVPTKSITYSRNPAWDPASDPVRKAYVDKIVINETVTQDSVQQQLQTGTPSADMEWDVAPPPSQLPALQAKKDPKLTIGDTAGSNPYVIYNTASPNNNKALQNPKVRQAISYAINRDHILQVLGGKTLNPPLTHVLPDVITGSKQIDPYPYDPDKAKQLLAEAGYPNLTLKFLYRNAAEGSSKTFQTVQQDLSKIGITVVGVPSPNADFYVKYLQVPSVARRGVWDLSLAGWGADWYGNAALSFFNPLFSGEPSFPPVGSNFGLYDDPQTNDLIKQAIAAPTVDQAADLWAKADARVMEQAAFYPLTSNKQANYRAEQVQNAVYVPSMQNYDPTNVWLSKDKQGG